In Nerophis ophidion isolate RoL-2023_Sa linkage group LG02, RoL_Noph_v1.0, whole genome shotgun sequence, one DNA window encodes the following:
- the snrpa1 gene encoding U2 small nuclear ribonucleoprotein A', with protein MVKLSAELIEQAAQYTNPVRDRELDLRGYKIPVLENLGATLDQFDTVDFSDNEVRKLDGFPLLKRLKTLLMNNNRICRIGENLEQCLPNLRELILTNNSIQELGDLEPLTTVKTLSLLSLLRNPVTNKKHYRLYVINKMPQIRVLDFQKVKLKERQEAEKMFKGKRGAQLAKDIAKQTKTFTPGMAAQLEMKRAGPSQADVEAIKNAIANASSLAEVERLKGMLQAGQIPGRDLRPGAAGMEEEEEEAEGEVPPMDTQMGEATVEMEDMEEEPHVNGS; from the exons ATGGTGAAGTTATCTGCGGAGTTAATCGAGCAGGCTGCTCAGTACACCAACCCTGTGAGAGACAGAGAGCTGGACCTGCGAG GTTATAAAATCccagttctggaaaatctgggcgCTACTCTGGACCAGTTTGACACGGTTGACTTCTCAGACAATGAGGTGCGGAAATTGGACGGCTTCCCTCTTCTCAAAAGACTAAAAACGCTGCTCATGAACAACAACAGGATCTG TCGTATAGGAGAGAACTTGGAGCAGTGTCTTCCCAATCTCCGTGAGCTCATCCTGACCAACAACAGCATCCAGGAGCTG GGGGACTTGGAACCGCTGACCACAGTGAAGACGTTGTCCCTCCTCAG cttgTTGAGGAACCCAGTGACCAACAAAAAGCACTACAGGCTCTACGTCATCAACAAAATGCCACAGATCCGAGTGCTCGATTTTCAGAAGGTCAAACTTAAA GAACGCCAGGAGGCGGAGAAAATGTTCAAAGGCAAACGCGGTGCTCAGCTGGCAAAGGATATTGCCAAGCAAACCAAAAC GTTCACGCCGGGCATGGCGGCACAGCTGGAGATGAAGAGGGCGGGGCCGTCGCAAGCTGACGTGGAAGCCATCAAG AACGCCATCGCTAACGCGTCCTCGCTGGCCGAGGTGGAGCGCTTGAAAGGAATGCTGCAGGCGGGTCAGATCCCAGGTCGGGACCTCCGACCAG GTGCTGCTGgcatggaggaagaagaagaggaggcggAAGGTGAAGTCCCCCCGATGGACACTCAGATGGGCGAGGCCACTGTGGAGATGGAAGACATGGAAGAAGAGCCTCATGTTAACGGCTCGTAA